The proteins below come from a single Tribolium castaneum strain GA2 chromosome 9, icTriCast1.1, whole genome shotgun sequence genomic window:
- the LOC100142467 gene encoding gastrula zinc finger protein XlCGF28.1 produces the protein MNNFDVNNVDKMCRACLSGENEIMSAFDSELRDMFIFCTSLELSSDDKLPQSICNKCKEQLVNAHTFKNTCIKSNTLLKQHLLSNYEIDDLDLKLDDLFKIDFDENCDESKPNSPQPLKPPELNNQKPRRQNKNFKFHCETCSEGFNLEDDLVLHRIAHPKDGIPKCTICDKLFNTLKVLKRHVRIHFKSKPFECDLCSHTFTESGSLTRHLRKHRGEKRHLCTVCGKGFYEANVLAVHMRTHTGEKPIKCEICGKRFADPNGLRSHIKSHSGEKKYSCKICNKCFSHSFVLKKHLRIHSGERPYLCPVCGKSFTQSHYVSVHMRQHTGELPYSCTVCKKRFVQNSQLEMHLRTHTGYKPYICNVCGKACARSGDLVIHMRTHTGEKPFTCTVCLKSYTTSSHLKVHLRTHNGERSHLCTFCGKSFTENQGLKAHIRTHTGEKPYICAVCGHGFAQSGALATHRKIHKVGTGLKADDEIKIENNPLY, from the exons atgaataatttCGATGTAAATAACGTTGATAAGATGTGTAGAGCATGCTTATCAGGCGAAAATGAGATAATGTCAGCCTTTGATTCGGAATTGAGAGACATGTTCATATTTTGCACGTCCTTAGAG ttgtcCAGTGACGACAAGTTGCCCCAATCAATCTGTAATAAATGCAAAGAGCAACTTGTAAACGCCCACACATTCAAAAACACCTGTATCAAGTCAAACACCCTTCTAAAGCAACATTTATTAAGCAATTACGAAATCGATGACTTAGATTTAAAACTTGATGATCTCTTCAAAATCGACTTTGACGAAAATTGTGATGAGTCCAAACCTAACTCACCCCAACCCTTAAAACCCCCCGAACTCAACAACCAAAAGCCACGTCGTCAGAATAAAAACTTCAAGTTTCACTGCGAGACATGTTCGGAGGGTTTTAACTTAGAGGATGACTTAGTTTTGCATCGCATAGCTCATCCAAAAGACGGCATTCCCAAATGCACAATTTGtgataaattattcaacaCACTAAAGGTCCTAAAACGCCACGTTCGCATACATTTCAAGTCGAAACCGTTTGAGTGTGATCTCTGTTCGCACACTTTCACAGAATCGGGAAGTTTGACCCGGCATTTGAGGAAACACAGGGGCGAAAAGCGGCATTTGTGCACCGTGTGCGGTAAAGGCTTTTACGAAGCCAACGTCTTAGCAGTTCATATGAGGACACACACGGGGGAAAAACCGATCAAATGTGAAATTTGCGGCAAAAGATTCGCAGATCCGAATGGACTGAGGAGCCACATCAAGTCGCATTCAGGCGAGAAGAAATATTCGTGCAAAATATGTAATAAGTGTTTTTCGCATTCGttcgttttgaaaaaacatttgaGGATACATAGCGGGGAAAGACCCTACTTGTGTCCAGTCTGTGGTAAATCATTCACCCAG AGCCATTATGTCTCCGTACATATGAGGCAACATACCGGGGAATTACCGTACAGTTGCacagtttgtaaaaaaagatttgTACAAAACAGCCAACTAGAAATGCATCTGCGGACACACACAGGCTACAAACCGTACATTTGCAAT gtGTGCGGGAAAGCTTGTGCCCGCTCTGGTGATTTGGTAATTCACATGCGGACACACACGGGTGAAAAACCTTTCACTTGCACGGTTTGTCTGAAGAGTTACACAACTTCCAGTCATTTAAAAGTGCACCTGAGGACACATAATGGGGAGAGGAGTCATCTTTGCACTTTTTGCGGCAAGAGTTTTACGGAGAATCAGGGGTTGAAGGCCCATATTAGAACACATACTGGCGAAAAACCGTATATTTGTGCGGTTTGTGGGCATGGGTTTGCACAGTCGGGGGCTTTGGCTACTCATAGGAAGATACACAAAGTGGGGACGGGGCTTAAGGCTGATGATGAAATCAAAATTGAGAATAACccgctttattaa